In Ostrea edulis chromosome 4, xbOstEdul1.1, whole genome shotgun sequence, a single window of DNA contains:
- the LOC125668600 gene encoding uncharacterized protein LOC125668600 produces MAVGGAAHFDVNEIENLVFGGGGAKGVAYGGVIEVLEELKILQNVKRFAGTSVGSIVAALLAMECTVADTKKYLEINFDYLLKDCCCGLCSCTEGCCCTCASCCSCCRDCMGRISSCFLTCCGMCNLLCGFCSCNDSSFGMYTGAKFKTWLRERFEELGFPRTVTFKELYEKNSKELCIVVTNISTQMEEYCHVKTTPDLEIVQAVRMSMSIPVVFEDVRLMNNTGREAVYVDGGVLCNYPIFCFDGWWLSMNPEHSFFRKLTNVEKMPEIYEERFQVENQDLLKTLGFVLFGDKESELFRRQFRGKVGVNKFTITEQPKTTGVPEEEEVDELFRTMETKLKKKFVSLHTSEIDNTEKLTAFLEFVQAKDEEGKLEKSDFISELEKFGRNQRDVYMALFGDRSPPQVWTYLTHGTSDKLEYSDISRFITTTTGYSINQWYSGFSYNPCGSGTEFLGSLTSTMINNSSRIHVKEKDIPRTVGINTKYITALDFDMEEDDKTLLIKCGRNAVTEYFNTYHYNSAQESG; encoded by the exons ATGGCAGTTGGAGGTGCAGCTCATTTCGATG TGAATGAAATAGAGAACCTCGTGTTCGGAGGAGGCGGAGCAAAGGGTGTGGCTTATGGGGGAGTCATTGAG GTTCTAGAAGAGCTTAAGATATTACAAAATGTAAAGAGATTTGCAGGAACTAGCGTCGGATCCATTGTCGCTGCCCTTCTAGCGATGGAGTGTACAGTGGCAGACACCAAGAAGTACCTGGAAATCAATTTTGACTATTTACTGAAAG ATTGTTGCTGTGGATTGTGTAGCTGTACTGAAGGTTGCTGTTGTACCTGTGCCTCTTGTTGCTCCTGTTGCCGAGATTGTATGGGTCGCATTAGCTCCTGCTTTCTGACATGCTGTGGTATGTGCAACCTCCTATGTGGCTTCTGTTCCTGCAATGACTCTTCCTTTGGAATGTACACAGGGGCGAAGTTCAAAACATGGCTCAGAGAGAGATTTGAAGAGTTGGGCTTTCCAAGAACAGTAACGTTTAAGGAG TTGTATGAGAAGAACAGTAAGGAACTGTGTATAGTTGTGACCAACATCAGTACACAGATGGAGGAATATTGTCACGTCAAGACTACACCGGACCTGGAGATCGTACAGGCTGTCCGAATGTCCATGTCCATCCCAG TGGTTTTTGAAGACGTTCGATTGATGAATAATACCGGTAGAGAAGCAGTGTATGTGGATGGGGGAGTATTGTGTAATTACCCAATATTCTGTTTTGATG GGTGGTGGCTGTCAATGAACCCAGAGCATTCTTTCTTTAGAAAACTAACGAATGTTGAGAAGATGCCCGAGATATATGAAGAGAGATTTCAAGTAGAAAATCAAGATCTGTTAAAAACACTCGGGTTTGTTTTG TTTGGCGACAAAGAAAGTGAACTCTTTCGAAGACAGTTCAGAGGAAAAGTTGGTGTTAATAAGTTCACCATAACAGAACAACCGAAGACTACTGGTGTTCCAGAGGAAGAGGAAGTAGATGAACTATTCCGAACTATGGAGACCAAGCTTAAAAA AAAATTTGTGTCCTTGCACACATctgaaattgacaacacagAGAAGTTAACCGCATTCCTGGAG TTTGTTCAAGCCAAGGATGAAGAAGGAAAATTGGAAAAATCAGATTTCATTTCTGAACTCGAAAAG TTTGGACGAAATCAGAGAGACGTTTACATGGCTTTATTTGGAGACAGAAGCCCGCCACAAGTATGGACTTACTTAACTCATGGGACTAGTGACAAG TTGGAATATTCGGATATTAGTCGATTCATCACTACGACAACCGGATACAGCATAAATCAATGGTACAGTGGCTTTTCTTACAATCCATGTGGTTCAGGGACAGAATTCCTCGGCTCCTTAACCAGTACAATGATCAATAATTCCAGCAGAATCCATGTAAAG GAAAAGGACATCCCGAGGACGGTCGGAATAAACACAAAATACATCACGGCTCTCGACTTCGACATGGAGGAAGACGACaaaactttat